A genomic stretch from Paraburkholderia dioscoreae includes:
- a CDS encoding helix-turn-helix domain-containing protein, which yields MSIAARLATLRKQKGLTQQALADAIGLHITQIKRYEAGTSQPSLEAIKKIARTLRVTTDSLIFEEEELEPDADLAMQFQAIASMPRKQQSVIKQLLEGMIIKYEAERWSSRLK from the coding sequence ATGAGCATCGCCGCACGACTCGCCACCCTGCGCAAGCAGAAGGGCCTGACACAGCAGGCACTGGCCGACGCCATCGGCCTGCACATCACCCAGATCAAGCGCTATGAAGCCGGTACCTCGCAACCGTCCCTGGAGGCTATCAAGAAGATTGCCAGGACCTTGCGTGTGACCACCGATTCCCTGATTTTTGAGGAAGAGGAGCTTGAGCCTGACGCCGATCTGGCCATGCAGTTCCAGGCCATCGCCAGCATGCCCAGGAAGCAGCAGTCCGTTATCAAGCAACTGCTCGAAGGCATGATCATCAAGTACGAGGCCGAACGATGGTCGTCCAGACTGAAGTGA
- a CDS encoding SymE family type I addiction module toxin, with protein MADANHKARPPVTERSVTIQESWRYQKPARLPFHMRKEPATFPWMKLSGRWIETAGFEPGQRVRITVEHQKLIITPL; from the coding sequence ATGGCTGATGCCAATCATAAAGCACGTCCACCCGTCACCGAACGCTCTGTCACCATCCAGGAATCCTGGCGCTACCAGAAACCGGCACGCCTGCCCTTCCATATGCGCAAGGAGCCGGCCACCTTTCCGTGGATGAAGCTCTCCGGACGATGGATCGAAACCGCCGGCTTTGAGCCCGGACAGCGCGTGCGTATCACCGTCGAACACCAGAAACTCATCATTACGCCGCTTTAA
- the xerC gene encoding site-specific tyrosine recombinase XerC: MESGEVVRRRKRKLRKKRSDAVHTPEHVESALMVFVKGYLDWLAVTGRTEQTVRSRLVALERFVRWCAERSLSRPQELTRSVLEAYQRYLYLYRKQDGKPLTIRTQQTMLTPLRGWCRWLSREQHVQYNAAAELVLPRAPKLLPKVVLSVVQVERLMDQPDVGGLTGARDRAILEVLYSTGMRRMELIGLTISDIDLSGGTVMIRQGKGRRDRYIPLGERACYWVEWYCDRIRPSHAVRADEWTLFLTDYGEPFGKGRLSDLVKRYMERAGIREGACHVLRHACATHMLENGADIRFIQALLGHADLSSTQIYTQVAIGKLKEIHAATHPAKLERDALSLLVAIEAEADGDAE, from the coding sequence ATGGAAAGCGGTGAAGTGGTGCGACGCAGGAAGCGCAAGCTGCGGAAGAAGCGCAGCGACGCGGTGCACACGCCTGAGCACGTGGAGAGCGCGCTGATGGTGTTTGTTAAAGGGTATCTGGACTGGCTGGCGGTGACGGGTCGCACGGAGCAGACGGTGCGCAGCCGGTTGGTGGCGCTGGAGCGGTTCGTGCGGTGGTGCGCGGAGCGCAGCCTGAGCCGTCCGCAGGAGCTCACGCGTTCGGTGCTGGAGGCGTACCAGCGATACCTGTACCTGTACCGCAAGCAGGACGGCAAGCCGCTGACGATCCGCACGCAGCAGACGATGCTCACGCCGCTGCGCGGGTGGTGCCGGTGGCTCTCGCGCGAGCAGCACGTGCAGTACAACGCGGCGGCGGAGCTGGTGCTGCCGCGCGCTCCGAAGCTGCTGCCGAAGGTGGTGCTGTCGGTGGTGCAGGTTGAGCGGCTGATGGATCAGCCGGACGTGGGCGGACTGACGGGGGCGCGTGATCGCGCGATCCTCGAGGTGCTGTACAGCACGGGGATGCGGCGCATGGAACTGATCGGGCTGACGATCTCTGACATCGATCTGTCTGGCGGCACGGTGATGATCCGGCAGGGCAAGGGCCGGCGGGACCGGTATATCCCGCTGGGCGAGCGTGCGTGCTACTGGGTGGAGTGGTACTGCGACCGGATACGGCCGTCGCATGCGGTGAGGGCCGACGAATGGACGCTGTTCCTGACGGACTACGGCGAGCCGTTCGGCAAGGGACGGCTGTCTGATCTGGTGAAGCGTTACATGGAGAGGGCGGGCATCCGAGAGGGGGCGTGTCACGTGCTGCGGCACGCGTGCGCGACGCACATGCTGGAGAACGGTGCGGATATCCGGTTCATCCAGGCGCTGCTGGGCCATGCGGACCTGTCGAGCACGCAGATCTACACGCAGGTGGCGATCGGGAAACTGAAGGAGATCCACGCGGCGACGCATCCGGCGAAGCTGGAGCGTGATGCGCTCTCCCTCCTAGTCGCTATCGAGGCCGAAGCGGACGGGGACGCCGAATAA
- a CDS encoding SymE family type I addiction module toxin, with protein MADANHKARPPVTERSVTIQESWRYQKPARLPFHMRKEPATFPWMKLSGRWIETAGFEPGQRVRITVEHQKLIITPL; from the coding sequence ATGGCTGATGCCAATCATAAAGCACGTCCACCCGTCACCGAACGCTCTGTCACCATCCAGGAATCCTGGCGCTACCAGAAACCGGCACGCCTGCCCTTCCATATGCGCAAGGAGCCGGCCACCTTTCCGTGGATGAAGCTCTCCGGACGATGGATCGAAACCGCCGGCTTTGAGCCCGGACAGCGCGTGCGTATCACCGTCGAACACCAGAAACTCATCATTACACCGCTTTAA